Proteins encoded together in one Micromonospora auratinigra window:
- a CDS encoding TldD/PmbA family protein, producing the protein MSTATDPAPATAGEIDPSFLALPLAAVTDAALDRARRLGATHAAVRVARNRARRLLLHDGRLRGSQDGTELGLSVGVLHDGVRGFAAVPEVTPEGAVDAVERAVRLARVCRAAGAEPVELAPEPVYPDRRWSSPCRVDPFAVPEADAVALLAQWSRALLAAPVVRHALAKVSAVRENTWYADLAGTAVAQQRVRVHPQVLAVGVDDAGTATLRTLGPPTARGWEYLHGEGWDWAGELAELPGQLAGKLRARPVRPGRYDLVTAPSHLWLTIHESVGHATEADRALGHEVSYAGGTFATPADVGALRYGSDLMTVTADRTDPHGLATVGWDDEGVAAGSWTLVRDGVLTGLQTDRHTAVRLGAPRSTGCAYAESAGHVPISRLPNVSLRPAADGPATDALIAGVEDGIYLVGSDSWSIDTQRRRFQFTAQRAYRIRHGRLGEQLAGVAYQADTTDFWGSLVAVGGPDTYHCFGADLCGKGQPVQAAAASHGSPTAVFRGVRVVDTGGEEPR; encoded by the coding sequence GTGAGCACGGCGACCGACCCGGCGCCGGCCACCGCCGGGGAGATCGACCCTTCGTTCCTGGCCCTGCCGCTGGCGGCGGTCACCGACGCCGCGCTGGACCGGGCGCGGCGGCTCGGCGCGACGCACGCCGCGGTGCGGGTCGCCCGCAACCGGGCCCGCCGCCTGCTGCTGCACGACGGCCGCCTGCGCGGCAGCCAGGACGGCACCGAGCTGGGGCTGAGCGTCGGAGTGCTGCACGACGGGGTCCGGGGCTTCGCGGCGGTGCCCGAGGTCACCCCCGAGGGGGCGGTCGACGCGGTCGAGCGGGCGGTACGGCTGGCCCGGGTGTGCCGGGCGGCGGGTGCCGAGCCGGTGGAGCTCGCCCCGGAACCGGTGTACCCGGACCGGCGGTGGTCCTCGCCGTGCCGGGTCGACCCGTTCGCGGTGCCCGAGGCGGACGCGGTCGCGCTGCTGGCGCAGTGGAGCCGGGCACTGCTGGCCGCGCCGGTGGTCCGGCACGCGCTGGCCAAGGTCAGCGCCGTGCGGGAGAACACCTGGTACGCCGACCTCGCCGGCACCGCCGTCGCGCAGCAGCGGGTCCGGGTGCATCCGCAGGTGCTGGCGGTCGGCGTCGACGACGCCGGCACGGCCACCCTGCGTACCCTCGGGCCGCCGACCGCCCGGGGCTGGGAGTACCTGCACGGCGAGGGCTGGGACTGGGCGGGCGAGCTGGCCGAGCTGCCCGGCCAGCTGGCCGGCAAGCTGCGCGCCCGCCCGGTCCGGCCCGGCCGCTACGACCTGGTGACCGCGCCGTCGCACCTGTGGCTCACCATCCACGAGTCGGTCGGGCACGCCACCGAGGCGGACCGGGCCCTCGGCCACGAGGTCTCCTACGCCGGCGGCACCTTCGCCACCCCGGCCGACGTCGGCGCGCTGCGCTACGGCTCCGACCTGATGACGGTGACCGCCGACCGGACCGATCCGCACGGGCTGGCCACCGTCGGCTGGGACGACGAGGGGGTGGCGGCCGGGTCGTGGACGCTGGTCCGCGACGGCGTGCTGACCGGCCTGCAGACCGACCGGCACACCGCGGTACGCCTCGGCGCGCCGCGCTCCACCGGCTGCGCGTACGCCGAGTCGGCGGGTCACGTGCCGATCTCCCGGTTGCCGAACGTGTCGCTGCGACCGGCGGCGGACGGCCCGGCCACCGACGCGCTGATCGCGGGGGTCGAGGACGGCATCTACCTGGTCGGCTCGGACAGCTGGTCCATCGACACCCAGCGGCGGCGGTTCCAGTTCACCGCGCAGCGGGCGTACCGGATCCGGCACGGTCGGCTCGGCGAGCAGCTCGCCGGGGTCGCGTACCAGGCCGACACCACCGACTTCTGGGGCTCGCTGGTCGCGGTGGGCGGCCCCGACACCTACCACTGCTTCGGGGCCGACCTCTGCGGCAAGGGGCAGCCGGTGCAGGCGGCGGCGGCCAGTCACGGGTCGCCGACGGCGGTGTTCCGGGGCGTCCGGGTGGTCGACACCGGCGGGGAGGAGCCCCGATGA
- a CDS encoding homocysteine S-methyltransferase family protein, whose translation MPETTGPARIRLDGGVATELHRAGIPLTPPWWMTRALLSDARRRVLKGVHERFLTAGADVVTANTFRCNLRTLRAAGLEDAGLGWMVHAAVGVALAARNAAGSPRTRVVASMAPVADAYRPDLVPDDETLHVEHRWLATELSRAGVDTVLVETMNTAREARVALAEVLGTGATAWVSFVCGDDARLLSGEPLAEAARAVEADGAAAVLVNCTDPARTEECLRTLRASVSGPIGAYPNLEDRGADVPAGTTSWEPKAFGDLLARWCDEYDLTLVGGCCGTTPEHLAAMSDRLGA comes from the coding sequence ATGCCAGAGACCACCGGCCCGGCCAGGATCCGGCTCGACGGGGGAGTGGCCACCGAGTTGCACCGCGCCGGCATCCCGCTGACACCCCCGTGGTGGATGACCCGGGCGCTGCTCTCCGACGCGCGGCGGCGCGTCCTCAAGGGCGTGCACGAGCGCTTCCTCACCGCCGGCGCCGACGTGGTCACCGCCAACACCTTCCGCTGCAACCTGCGGACGCTGCGGGCGGCCGGGCTGGAGGACGCCGGGCTGGGCTGGATGGTGCACGCCGCCGTCGGGGTGGCGCTCGCCGCCCGCAACGCCGCCGGCAGCCCGCGTACCCGGGTGGTCGCCTCGATGGCGCCGGTGGCCGACGCGTACCGGCCGGACCTGGTGCCGGACGACGAGACGCTGCACGTCGAGCACCGCTGGCTGGCCACCGAGCTGTCCCGGGCCGGCGTGGACACGGTGCTGGTCGAGACGATGAACACCGCCCGGGAGGCACGCGTCGCGCTGGCCGAGGTGCTCGGCACCGGCGCGACCGCCTGGGTGAGCTTCGTCTGCGGCGACGACGCCCGGCTGCTCTCCGGGGAGCCACTGGCCGAGGCGGCCCGCGCCGTCGAGGCGGACGGCGCGGCGGCGGTGCTGGTCAACTGCACCGACCCGGCCCGCACCGAGGAGTGCCTGCGCACGCTGCGGGCGAGCGTGTCCGGGCCGATCGGGGCGTACCCGAACCTGGAGGACCGGGGCGCGGACGTCCCGGCCGGTACGACGTCGTGGGAGCCGAAGGCCTTCGGTGACCTGCTGGCGCGCTGGTGCGACGAGTACGACCTGACCCTGGTCGGTGGCTGCTGCGGCACCACCCCGGAGCACCTGGCCGCGATGTCCGACCGGCTGGGCGCGTGA
- a CDS encoding trans-sulfuration enzyme family protein: MRFDTRLVHEGQTPTPGTGDLVPPLHLAVTYERSVQEPLRYFYGRGENPTRENLERCLAALEDVRFATAYTSGQAAAEAALSLLRPGQRVVASDDVYGGTHALFDLVRARGVTVDQVDLADPARRDRALGDDGPPPTLVWLETPSNPLLKITDIAEVARLAHRRGARVLVDNTLASPALQQPLRLGADLTLYSTTKFLAGHLDVLGGALVHDDPELHERLVAHRTTVGSAPGGPDCFLVQRGLKTLALRVARQVDNARRVVAALTAEPTVGTVHYPGLAAHPGHQVAARQMTGPGALVSFSYRGDPVKLMERVRLFAAAVSLGGVRSLIECPALMTHRPVPRDTRLRLGIGDDLVRLSMGIEDPADLVEDLVRALRAGPA, from the coding sequence ATGCGCTTCGACACCCGCCTCGTCCACGAGGGACAGACCCCCACCCCGGGCACCGGTGACCTGGTGCCGCCACTGCACCTCGCGGTCACCTACGAGCGCTCCGTGCAGGAGCCGCTGCGCTACTTCTACGGTCGGGGCGAGAACCCGACCCGGGAGAACCTGGAACGCTGCCTCGCCGCGCTGGAGGACGTCCGGTTCGCCACCGCGTACACCTCGGGTCAGGCCGCCGCGGAGGCCGCGCTGTCGCTGCTGCGCCCCGGGCAGCGGGTCGTCGCGAGCGACGACGTCTACGGCGGCACGCACGCCCTGTTCGACCTGGTCCGCGCCCGTGGGGTGACCGTCGACCAGGTCGACCTGGCCGACCCGGCGCGGCGCGACCGGGCGCTCGGCGACGACGGGCCGCCCCCGACGCTGGTCTGGCTGGAGACGCCGAGCAACCCGCTGCTGAAGATCACCGACATCGCCGAGGTGGCCCGCCTCGCGCACCGCCGGGGCGCGCGGGTGCTGGTGGACAACACGCTCGCCAGCCCGGCGCTGCAACAGCCGCTGCGCCTCGGCGCCGACCTCACCCTCTACAGCACCACCAAGTTCCTCGCCGGCCACCTCGACGTGCTCGGCGGGGCGCTGGTGCACGACGACCCCGAGCTGCACGAGCGGCTGGTGGCGCACCGCACCACCGTCGGCAGCGCGCCCGGGGGCCCGGACTGCTTCCTCGTCCAGCGCGGGCTGAAGACCCTCGCCCTGCGGGTCGCCCGGCAGGTCGACAACGCGCGGCGGGTGGTGGCCGCGCTGACCGCCGAGCCGACCGTCGGCACGGTGCACTACCCGGGCCTGGCGGCCCACCCCGGCCACCAGGTGGCGGCGCGGCAGATGACCGGGCCCGGCGCGCTGGTCAGCTTCAGCTACCGCGGCGACCCGGTGAAGCTGATGGAACGGGTACGGCTGTTCGCCGCGGCGGTCAGCCTCGGCGGGGTCCGGTCGCTGATCGAGTGCCCCGCGCTGATGACGCACCGGCCGGTGCCCCGCGACACGCGCCTGCGGCTCGGCATCGGCGACGACCTCGTACGGCTGTCGATGGGGATCGAGGACCCGGCGGACCTGGTCGAGGACCTGGTCCGCGCGCTACGGGCGGGACCGGCGTGA
- a CDS encoding aminotransferase class V-fold PLP-dependent enzyme: MTGTTWQGDVDRRTLPTTVRDDFPFFGSPEGTGLAYLDNAATTQKPAAVLAAVTDYYTTANSNVGRGYYRLSQTSTERFEAARETVRRAIDAEHPDEVLFTSGTTHAVNLLAATLGRRLVGPGDRMLVTGMEHNSNLLPWRRLAEQTGAELVAVPVDADGRVSADVFAAALGPRVRLAAIAHVSNVLGTVNPVREMIAQAHRHGVPVVVDGAQAVPHRQVDVRALDADFYCFSGHKVYGPMGVGVLYGRRDLLAELPPYQVGGGTVKGVSLTEPVRYLTGPPRFEAGTPDVAGAVGLAAALSYLDGLGWAGIREHDRTLVRHAVRVLGALDGVRVVGDPARDPAGIVSFVVEGIHPYDVGGQLDRHRIAARCGVHCASVFLDDLGLLGTVRLSFGVYNTLDDVDRVAEAVAGVRPGFWTTEHPTTRFL; the protein is encoded by the coding sequence ATGACCGGCACCACCTGGCAGGGCGACGTCGATCGGCGGACGCTCCCGACGACCGTCCGCGACGACTTCCCCTTCTTCGGCAGCCCCGAGGGGACCGGGCTGGCCTACCTCGACAACGCCGCCACCACCCAGAAGCCGGCCGCCGTCCTGGCCGCCGTGACCGACTACTACACCACCGCCAACAGCAACGTCGGCCGTGGCTACTACCGGCTCAGCCAGACCTCGACCGAGCGGTTCGAGGCCGCCCGGGAGACGGTGCGCCGGGCGATCGACGCCGAGCACCCCGACGAGGTGCTCTTCACCTCCGGCACCACGCACGCGGTGAACCTGCTCGCCGCCACCCTGGGCCGGCGTCTCGTCGGCCCCGGCGACCGGATGCTGGTCACCGGGATGGAACACAACTCCAACCTGCTGCCCTGGCGGCGGCTGGCCGAGCAGACCGGCGCCGAGCTGGTCGCCGTACCGGTCGACGCCGACGGCCGGGTCTCCGCCGACGTCTTCGCCGCCGCGCTCGGCCCCCGGGTGCGGCTGGCCGCGATCGCGCACGTGTCCAACGTGCTCGGCACCGTCAACCCGGTCCGCGAGATGATCGCGCAGGCGCACCGGCACGGCGTGCCGGTGGTGGTCGACGGCGCGCAGGCGGTGCCGCACCGGCAGGTCGACGTCCGGGCGCTCGACGCCGACTTCTACTGCTTCTCCGGGCACAAGGTCTACGGCCCGATGGGCGTCGGCGTGCTGTACGGCCGTCGCGACCTGCTGGCCGAGCTGCCGCCGTACCAGGTCGGTGGGGGCACCGTGAAGGGCGTGTCGCTGACCGAGCCGGTCCGCTACCTGACCGGCCCGCCCCGCTTCGAGGCGGGCACCCCGGACGTCGCCGGCGCGGTCGGGCTCGCCGCCGCGCTGAGCTACCTCGACGGGCTCGGCTGGGCCGGCATCCGGGAGCACGACCGCACCCTGGTCCGGCACGCGGTACGCGTGCTCGGCGCGCTCGACGGGGTCCGGGTCGTCGGTGACCCGGCCCGCGACCCGGCCGGCATCGTGTCGTTCGTGGTCGAGGGCATCCACCCGTACGACGTGGGCGGCCAGCTCGACCGGCACCGGATCGCGGCCCGCTGCGGGGTGCACTGCGCCAGCGTCTTCCTCGACGACCTGGGGCTGCTCGGCACGGTCCGGCTCTCCTTCGGGGTCTACAACACCCTCGACGACGTCGACCGGGTCGCCGAGGCCGTCGCCGGGGTCCGCCCCGGCTTCTGGACCACCGAGCACCCCACCACCCGGTTCCTGTGA
- a CDS encoding winged helix-turn-helix transcriptional regulator, which yields METSSAGGKRAYHQYCGLASALDVLGERWTLLIVRELLMGPRRYGELLADLPGVGTNLLAERLRFLTEKGVVRQTDLRGTGSRLAYELTEVGQQLRPMVLGLAHWGMEFVGDLSAEDTVRPHWGFLAVEAMIRPDQASDLDEDYQFRVDDEAFHLQVRDGVARPVRGEAEHPTMIATTDAATFVQIGSGRLTPLLAMIQGRLKLEGDTEAVLRCCELLGLETGAMTAGVRPRATPRG from the coding sequence GTGGAGACCTCCTCGGCCGGCGGCAAGCGCGCCTACCACCAGTACTGCGGTCTCGCCAGCGCGCTCGACGTGCTCGGCGAGCGGTGGACCCTGCTGATCGTCCGGGAGCTGCTGATGGGTCCCCGGCGCTACGGCGAGCTGCTCGCCGACCTGCCGGGCGTCGGCACCAACCTGCTCGCCGAGCGGCTGCGCTTCCTCACCGAGAAGGGCGTGGTCCGGCAGACCGACCTGCGCGGCACCGGTTCCCGGTTGGCGTACGAGCTGACCGAGGTGGGCCAGCAGCTGCGCCCGATGGTGCTCGGGCTGGCGCACTGGGGGATGGAGTTCGTCGGCGACCTCTCCGCGGAGGACACCGTACGGCCGCACTGGGGGTTCCTCGCCGTCGAGGCGATGATCCGCCCGGACCAGGCGTCCGACCTCGACGAGGACTACCAGTTCCGGGTCGACGACGAGGCGTTCCACCTCCAGGTCCGCGACGGGGTGGCCCGCCCGGTGCGGGGCGAGGCGGAGCACCCGACGATGATCGCGACCACCGACGCGGCGACGTTCGTGCAGATCGGCTCCGGTCGGCTGACGCCGCTGCTGGCGATGATCCAGGGCCGGCTCAAGCTGGAGGGCGACACCGAGGCGGTGCTGCGCTGCTGCGAGCTGCTCGGCCTGGAGACGGGCGCGATGACCGCCGGCGTCCGCCCGAGGGCGACCCCGCGCGGCTGA
- a CDS encoding ABC1 kinase family protein produces the protein MVGRPALAARAVWTVTLSLALLLPALLGGAALAVLRGREAGRRHVYRRCTVLLTRLGSTFVKAGQVLGTRRDLLPPAFCDELAVLQDAVAPLDRTGTRRALREAYGVEAPDLFAQLDPVPVASGSVACVYRGRLRTGEEVAVKLRRPGVERLMTLDLTLMRAGAALMARLPVFRDVPVTEVMAHMSEAVLGQLDFTREAANLSRLRVNLAAVPRVWVPKVYDAACRPRCIVMEYIPDLDTGTARGCPPALQRRFASSGLTAIYHMLFVDGFVHCDMHPGNLYFTRRGQVVVLDAGFSVQLTEELRRLFAEFFMNMSIGRGSYCAEIVVRSGTGLRADADVPGFLTRMADLVERSHGLPAREFSLIAFAGEMFDLQRRYGVHAAPELIFPLLSLLVIEGTVRELDPAMDFQEVAKPVLMKGLFGQRKMG, from the coding sequence GTGGTCGGCAGGCCCGCGCTGGCCGCCCGGGCGGTCTGGACGGTGACGCTCAGCCTCGCGCTCCTGCTGCCCGCCCTGCTGGGCGGCGCGGCGCTGGCGGTGCTGCGCGGCCGGGAGGCGGGGCGCCGGCACGTCTACCGGCGCTGCACGGTGCTGCTGACCCGGCTGGGCTCGACCTTCGTCAAGGCGGGGCAGGTGCTCGGCACCCGACGCGACCTGCTGCCGCCGGCGTTCTGCGACGAGCTGGCGGTGCTGCAGGACGCGGTGGCGCCGCTGGACCGGACCGGCACCCGGCGCGCGCTGCGCGAGGCGTACGGCGTCGAGGCGCCGGACCTGTTCGCGCAGCTGGACCCGGTGCCGGTGGCCAGCGGCAGCGTGGCCTGCGTCTACCGGGGCCGGCTGCGCACCGGCGAGGAGGTGGCGGTGAAGCTGCGCCGCCCGGGGGTCGAGCGGCTGATGACCCTCGACCTCACGCTGATGCGGGCCGGCGCCGCGCTGATGGCCCGGCTGCCGGTCTTCCGGGACGTACCGGTCACCGAGGTGATGGCGCACATGTCGGAGGCGGTGCTCGGACAGCTCGACTTCACCCGCGAGGCGGCCAACCTGTCCCGGCTGCGGGTCAACCTGGCCGCCGTGCCCCGGGTCTGGGTGCCCAAGGTGTACGACGCGGCCTGCCGTCCGCGCTGCATCGTGATGGAGTACATCCCCGACCTGGACACCGGGACCGCCCGCGGCTGCCCGCCCGCCCTGCAACGGCGGTTCGCCTCGTCCGGGCTCACCGCGATCTACCACATGCTCTTCGTCGACGGCTTCGTGCACTGCGACATGCACCCGGGCAACCTCTACTTCACCCGGCGCGGGCAGGTGGTGGTCCTCGACGCCGGGTTCAGCGTCCAGCTCACCGAGGAGCTGCGCCGGCTCTTCGCCGAGTTCTTCATGAACATGTCGATCGGCCGGGGGTCGTACTGCGCCGAGATCGTGGTGCGCAGCGGCACCGGGCTGCGGGCGGACGCCGACGTGCCGGGTTTCCTGACCCGGATGGCCGACCTGGTCGAGCGCAGCCACGGGTTGCCGGCCCGGGAGTTCAGCCTGATCGCCTTCGCCGGCGAGATGTTCGACCTGCAACGTCGCTACGGTGTGCACGCGGCACCGGAGCTGATCTTCCCGCTGCTGTCACTGCTCGTCATCGAGGGCACCGTGCGGGAACTCGACCCGGCGATGGACTTCCAGGAGGTCGCCAAGCCGGTGCTGATGAAGGGGCTGTTCGGCCAGCGCAAGATGGGATAA
- a CDS encoding NHL repeat-containing protein, whose product MPFAAGTVRDIPVRAFKLCGLTWFGEFLWFSEAVSNQIMALDPHTGQVEHRIPCPEVCTDLTTLDGYLLQVCGSQRCLRGLNPATGEEVTELPNPRPGNVLRGLEATRHGLWLGYEDLRLVELRDPRGMGLIDTFPIRYAPAGLTVSDSFLVYADYANATINVYDLDERRDVAAYSVAGNPTGVTWDGSRIWYCDHGTLQLRAIEVPGIVRG is encoded by the coding sequence ATGCCGTTCGCGGCCGGCACGGTCCGGGACATCCCGGTGCGCGCCTTCAAGCTCTGCGGGCTCACCTGGTTCGGTGAGTTCCTCTGGTTCTCCGAGGCGGTGTCCAACCAGATCATGGCGCTGGACCCGCACACCGGGCAGGTCGAGCACCGGATCCCCTGTCCCGAGGTCTGCACCGACCTGACCACCCTGGACGGCTACCTGCTCCAGGTCTGCGGCTCGCAGCGCTGCCTGCGTGGGCTCAACCCGGCCACCGGCGAGGAGGTCACCGAGCTGCCCAACCCACGCCCCGGCAACGTGCTGCGCGGGCTGGAGGCCACCCGGCACGGGCTCTGGCTCGGCTACGAGGACCTGCGGCTGGTCGAGCTGCGCGACCCGCGCGGGATGGGCCTGATCGACACCTTCCCGATCCGGTACGCCCCGGCCGGCCTGACCGTCTCGGACAGCTTCCTGGTCTACGCCGACTACGCCAACGCCACGATCAACGTGTACGACCTGGACGAACGCCGTGACGTGGCCGCGTACTCGGTGGCCGGCAACCCGACCGGGGTCACCTGGGACGGCAGCCGGATCTGGTACTGCGACCACGGCACGTTGCAGCTGCGCGCCATCGAGGTGCCCGGCATCGTGAGGGGGTGA
- a CDS encoding methyltransferase domain-containing protein gives MDQRLLLMHQTMLADGPRLRAYDRALEQAIDPGDVVVDIGAGTLVLSLLALRHGAEHVYAVEADPRMAEVAARIIAANDLKDRLTLVVADARTLRLPRRADVLVSEMMGNLGPEEEMTEVLGVVARRVLRPGGRVVPRRLVTRLAAIEFDAEGWGLWGPDFLGHRLDVVQELVEPQAHLHFFQRTPRLLSEPEPVADSLLGRAGSARSRPSQRLRIVRPGTLHAVMGYFTAEMADGVELSNFPSYPGCNWAVWIWPLRHTRVAEGDELRVDLRRPRHGTGVRLATDWRLDCGIVRAGRS, from the coding sequence GTGGACCAGCGCCTGCTCCTCATGCACCAGACGATGCTCGCCGACGGCCCCCGGTTGCGCGCCTACGACCGCGCGCTGGAACAGGCGATCGACCCGGGGGACGTGGTGGTCGACATCGGCGCCGGCACCCTCGTGCTCTCCCTGCTCGCCCTGCGGCACGGCGCCGAGCACGTGTACGCGGTCGAGGCCGACCCCCGGATGGCCGAGGTGGCCGCCCGGATCATCGCCGCCAACGACCTCAAGGACCGGCTGACCCTGGTCGTGGCCGACGCGCGCACCCTGCGCCTGCCGCGCCGCGCCGACGTCCTGGTCTCCGAGATGATGGGCAACCTCGGGCCGGAGGAGGAGATGACCGAGGTGCTCGGCGTGGTCGCCCGTCGGGTGCTGCGCCCCGGCGGTCGGGTGGTGCCCCGGCGGCTGGTCACCCGGTTGGCGGCGATCGAGTTCGACGCCGAGGGCTGGGGACTGTGGGGCCCCGACTTCCTCGGTCACCGCCTCGACGTCGTGCAGGAACTGGTCGAGCCCCAGGCCCACCTGCACTTCTTCCAGCGCACACCGCGACTGCTCAGCGAGCCCGAGCCGGTCGCCGACTCCCTGCTGGGCCGGGCCGGCTCCGCGCGATCCAGGCCCAGCCAGCGGCTGCGGATCGTCCGACCCGGCACCCTGCACGCGGTCATGGGCTACTTCACCGCGGAGATGGCCGACGGCGTCGAGCTGTCCAACTTCCCCTCGTACCCGGGCTGCAACTGGGCGGTGTGGATCTGGCCGCTGCGGCACACCCGGGTGGCCGAGGGCGACGAGCTGCGGGTCGACCTGCGCCGGCCCCGGCACGGCACCGGGGTGCGCCTGGCCACGGACTGGCGGCTGGACTGCGGCATCGTCCGCGCGGGGAGGTCGTGA
- a CDS encoding DUF6004 family protein, which produces MSGVRETYESLNLEPKPIRPHILAAATVVFGEDYYSGRRETINLSGFVQLNKWPMPGFEHRVDEKGYAQFDTELISAPEVGIKGFSYELDDRIQVLSNPFLPNSGHVKQIVPGKNFPAEFYIRRFGILESSTLRLAHRNVIDIYGVVDNVPPFKKPLTGPYLGKPRGDGPFEVAQAPNVVKGTTLPEAWYPANDENQPVGITPNLFFAPSAGPCMSMLVDPSMIMQTSMEGQIEVEVGGRTVQVDLFGDYRKAGGAEVLLFGPDKHDEGPGVLAQLARVAVVGHCAELGGRVMLRASWPRVSGGTLGEGHEDSLSRVAFPSELHIDAEFELVTPHQTLYATNAVHINGKLRDMEATGTELKLDGGDTALVTTADEPKARLTGVNLVMRDAYVGEHAAVNI; this is translated from the coding sequence GTGAGTGGAGTACGGGAGACCTACGAGTCGTTGAACCTGGAGCCGAAGCCGATCAGGCCGCACATCCTCGCGGCCGCGACGGTGGTCTTCGGTGAGGACTACTACTCGGGTCGACGCGAGACGATCAACCTGTCGGGCTTCGTGCAGCTGAACAAGTGGCCGATGCCCGGCTTCGAGCACCGGGTGGACGAGAAGGGCTACGCCCAGTTCGACACCGAGCTGATCAGCGCTCCGGAGGTCGGCATCAAGGGCTTCAGCTACGAGCTGGACGACCGCATCCAGGTGCTGTCGAACCCCTTCCTGCCCAACAGCGGCCACGTGAAGCAGATCGTGCCGGGCAAGAACTTCCCGGCCGAGTTCTACATCCGCCGCTTCGGCATCCTCGAGTCGAGCACGCTGCGGCTGGCTCACCGCAACGTCATCGACATCTACGGCGTGGTGGACAACGTCCCGCCGTTCAAGAAGCCGCTCACCGGCCCGTACCTGGGCAAGCCGCGCGGTGACGGTCCGTTCGAGGTCGCCCAGGCCCCGAACGTGGTCAAGGGGACCACGCTGCCCGAGGCGTGGTACCCGGCGAACGACGAGAACCAGCCGGTGGGCATCACGCCCAACCTGTTCTTCGCGCCGAGCGCCGGGCCCTGCATGTCGATGCTGGTCGACCCGTCCATGATCATGCAGACCTCGATGGAGGGGCAGATCGAGGTCGAGGTCGGCGGGCGCACGGTCCAGGTCGACCTCTTCGGTGACTACCGGAAGGCCGGCGGGGCCGAGGTGCTGCTGTTCGGCCCGGACAAGCACGACGAGGGCCCCGGTGTCCTCGCCCAGCTCGCCCGGGTGGCCGTCGTCGGGCACTGCGCCGAGCTGGGTGGCCGGGTCATGCTGCGGGCCAGCTGGCCGCGGGTCTCCGGTGGCACGCTCGGCGAGGGGCACGAGGACAGCCTGAGCCGGGTCGCGTTCCCCAGCGAGCTGCACATCGACGCGGAGTTCGAGCTGGTCACGCCGCACCAGACGCTGTACGCGACGAACGCCGTGCACATCAACGGCAAGCTGCGCGACATGGAGGCGACCGGCACCGAGCTGAAGCTCGACGGTGGCGACACCGCGCTGGTCACCACCGCCGACGAGCCCAAGGCCCGCCTCACCGGGGTCAACCTGGTGATGCGCGACGCCTACGTCGGTGAGCACGCGGCCGTCAACATCTGA